The sequence AGTAAAGTTTTCTctcttgaaatttttatttttaaattattgtaaTAGATCAtaaactaacaaaaaaaaaatacttagttagctataaacaaaatatatatgaGTATGTCACTTCAATTCATATGTGTTAGTTGATTTatgtaaattatatatttaacaaaaaaaaaaattatcaccaccggtttagggccaatttgtttcagctttaaaaaaatggattttttctttgtattttttaaaatagattttctaaaactgtttttcaaaatattataagtttttttatattcgttttttctaaaatgaaacacttaatttgacatcctataacataaatatacataattgaagaccaaaacttactcaaaatcataattttttcaaaaagttgtatttcaaaaatgatttttatgaaaatctatttgaaatagcttcaaaattaagtgattttttgaaattttgatatccaaatttttttgtcataaatagatgaaatacctaaaatcacattttaagaataactattcaaacaaaattttcattggaAGCTTTTCCAAAAactttctttgtaaaattttttttcataaaatttggtaacactataaaaatcatttttaaaaaaagccaaaacaaacgggcccttagTCTGATTCGGGTgtcagttctgacatcaagtggttaCAGCCCCCTCCCGATCACAGTTGCGGGAACTGTGGTTTTCCCTACCAAATTCAGCGTCAATCATCAATGGACCAACTAACAATAGATTATATTTAACAAATTTTAGATTACCAACGTGTTAATAGAAATgcgtcaatcaccactggaccaactaacaatAGATTATATTTAACAAATTTTAGATTAGCAGCGTGTTGATAGAAATAATTATTGTAAGAGGCTATTTAGATTCAATTTCTCCTTGACGTAATGTATGATGTGTGTATgacatgaaaaaaatattttatgaattaTAGTAAAaggggaaaaatagaaaagaagaaaCAATTAGAATGGAGAGGGAGGACCCATTGCTGAATTTAGGGGTGTGAGAGAGGTGGTCGGTTACCCTTTTGCTTTATGGAGAAAGAAACAAAGTGGACCAACAAAAGGGACCCATCAGCCTTAGTATAGcccaattattatttttgttttatgagtATAAACCAAAAACTTTCAATTAGAGTTTTTATACGAAAAACTCATAGTGTGTttaatttattgaaaaataaCTTATTACAATATAACCAGTATGTCTAATTCAAAAATATTGATGGCACTTGACAAAATAAAGGTAAGATATCAGATAAAGAGTTTTTTTTTACAAGTGAAAAAAAATTATCTAGAAAATAAAGTTTCATTAGCATCAAAAACTAATAGAGTAATGATTCTTACAGAAGACTAAGCAAAAGACCACTACGCCGCATTATTATCAGCCTCGTGTTTTGTTAGATAGTTAGCGCAAACATTCATCTCCCTAAGAGTATGATATATTTGAACTTGTAATTTTCTAGTGAGAAGCTCTTAAATATTATGAAGAATCGTGAAATAGTAATGTCAAACTTTAACTGATTCTCAAATAAGCTTGATAGCAGTGTCAGAGTCAGAATAACGCATCAAGTCCTTGATACCATGTTCCAAGGCCATACACGAACCATAATATAGCGTCACCACCTCAACGTGAAGAATGTTGGAATAACCAATATTACTCACAAAACTGTGAACACAAGCACAATCAACATTTTGAATCAATCCACCAAAATTTGAGACTCCGAGTTTACCGAGGCTACTaccatcaacattcaaaatcacaTTACTATCTTTATGTGCATTCCACGTGAGTGTTCTCATTGGATGAGACAGATTATGCTTGAGAAAACATTTAGCTAACAAATTAGCATAATTCATTGTGATGATTCATCGTAAAAAATATAGAGTCACCGTCGATTCCATGTCCAACCCAATCATATAAAATATCCCCTTGGGAAAATATTGGGCCCAAAAAGCTAATAGATTTCCAAAAGCGAGTAGCAAATTCACAGTCTCTCAAAGAGTGTAGAGTTGTCTCAGCTTCTTGATTGCATTTAGGACATAGATCCGTTTGGAGCATACCACGATGACACAAAATCGATCTCTTAGGAATAGACTTATATAAAGTTGTCCAAAGGAAGAATTTCACCTTCTCAAGAGTAGGAATATGACACACCCACTTCCAAGGGTTATTATTTGTTGTATTCATAACAACTTCAAGTCTTTTGAGCCAATAGTAACCATCCCGAGCAGTATAGATACCATCTAAATTGCTTTTCCAAGTTAACCGACTAGGCACCATAGAATTCAAACAAATGGGAAATGCTTCTAGGAGGTCACAAACACCTAGAGGGTTATTAGCATATAATGAATTGAAGTTCAAATACTCATCCAAGTAAACACCATTCACTCGCATTTCCAAATCATGGATATCCACATAGAGAACCGGCTCTGCTAATTTCCTGATCTCTGGCCAATTGGAAAATCAAAAAGAGGATTTCCCTTCCCCTAATCTAAATTCAAATACATCTTTAAAAGCATAGCAAACTTTCATAATTGCACTCTTAATGACTGATTCAAGTTTCTTTTTCATATGAAGGAATGTTTATTCACGTATGTACTTATGCTTAAAAACATGGACCCATAGAGAATCACATTCTCGACTGAGACCCCAAACCAGCTTACCTAACATAGAAGTAATGTCTCTCTTGCTTTTCGGATCCCAAGACCATCCAACTTCTTAGGCATAGGGATTTTATTCCAGCCAACGAGATGCACATCAGAGTTTGAATTACATTTCAACAAATAACTCCTAGACATCCTATCAATAAAATCAAAAGTTGTTTGAGGTAGCAAAGCCACTTACATATAATAATTTGAAACGAAGTTCAGGACAAACCTAACCAAAGTCAAACGAACAACCTTGTTTAACAATTTATCTTTCCAAGATGCTAAACTCTGAATGACTTTCTCCTCTAGAAACTTAAATTCCTCGCGTTGAAGATGACCATGCAACATAGGGAAACCCTAGTATTTCTCTAGAGTAAGAGTTCACTTGATACCAGTGTTAGAGACAATTAAATCCATTTTACTCCTCTTATTGGTAGCTGAGAAGAACACATTTTTGATTTATAAAAATTCACTTTAAGGCCATAAAACATGGAAAAACGATTCAAGATATCAAAAGTTATCCTTGCCTGGGAGTTAGAAACCTTCGCgaaaagaacaacatcatctgcaaaaAAAAATGCAATAGACATGATCCATTAAAAGATAACCTGACAGATTTCCAATGGTCTTCATTAACTTCCCTGATGATTGTCTAATTTCATACAGAGAACACAGAGACATGGTGAAAGAGCGTCACATTGTCGTAATCCTCTAGTCGGAACAAAATTTGGTAGTCATCTCCCATTCTAAGGAATAGACGTAGAGGAGATAGTTATGGGAGGAAACTCATTTTTCtttaaacaaaatttcaaaaaatcccaaTTAACATGATCATAGACCTTTTCAAGATCTATTTTGAACACAAtgtcctctttttctttttagatTTATGCATAGAATGAATTGCTTCTTAGAGGATAATGGCATGTCAGTTGTCCCTTTATCGGGCAAAAAATTACTCTGGAATGATCCAACTATCTGATTTAGATAGAGACACGATCTGTTAACCATAAGCTTGTAAATATTACTACATtaagtccttgtgttgcacctctttaaataaaaaattgtaatacATTAAGTTTCAAGTAATAAGAATATAGTctatttgttttaactttaaatttatttatttttgtatttctaaacacatttttttaaatattaaaatttgttaatTCTAATTTAAAAGACTAATATTAACATCgttaaacataaatatatattgaatattaaagcgTAATCAATGAAGTGTTTTCACCTATTGTTAGGATCGAAACAATCAAGATGGTTGTTGGTCTAGGAAACATGAATAATTGGCACATACGTCAGATAGATGTGAAATGCGCATTCCTGAATGGCAccttagatgaagaagtttatgttgcacaaccagttggtTTTGTGAAACAACGTGGAGAAAGAAAGGTGTACAGGCTGCATAAAACCCTGTATGAACTCAATTGagaatagaatatatatatatatatatatatatatatatatatatatatatataaggaaaagtaagagtgaattgcttatactatgtctctatgttgatgacttgttgataacaggtagctgcCAGAAAGAGATCAAAGACTTCGAAGGTGATCTTAGCAAGTAATTTGAAATGTCTGATCTAGGGAATATTTCATATTTCATTGGAATCACActctacaagagtagtagaggtTTGATGATACATCCTAGAAGTTATGCAAGTGAAATACTCGAGATATTTGAGATGGAAGAGTGCAactcgacttcgacacctgctaAACCAAGACTGCAACTGTCAAAAGATCCAGATGAAGATAATGTCGACCCTACAAGgtacagaagacttattgggtcattaagATACCTTTGTCACCTAAGGCCTGATCTAGAATACAGTGTAGGTATGGTGAGTAAATTtatgcagaagccaaaggtatcacacctagcagcAATGAAGAGGATACAAAGGTATCTCAAAGGAACTCTCGACTGTCGCAATGTGAAGAACAGTACATAAATGCTTCTccttgtgcatgtcaagcaacatggatggagAACTTGGTCAAAGAGATTACACGGAAGAATCATGGAGCAATCACCATGAAGATTGATAACATGTCAGCTATAAATCTGCCGAAGAATTTGATAGCACATCGACGAAGCAAGCACATCAAAATAAGGTTTCATTATCTTCAACGGCAGGTAGAAAAAGGGAAGCTAAACTTGGAACACTGCAAAATTGAGAATCAGATTGTAGACATCATGACAAAAGGAGTGCAGGTCGACGTGTTCAAGAAATTAAGATCTATGATGAATATAGATAGCTTAAGACACAATAAGTTATATGGTGTGTTGAGATTGTAATTTCTTGTGTCGAAATAACCTAGTGTGTGTTGAATTTGTTTAGTTGTTAAAATTTTGAAGCTGGTTGCTCGACAGAAATTTTGACTTAGGCCTAATTTTGTTGTGTTAGAAAAATTAGGTATTTTGGGATATTCTTTGGGAGCAAGCAAACccaaaatctataaatagggatacTCACTTGCAGTTGCAAAGAATAAACTTCAGTTTGAAGGACATAGATAAACTATGCAAAAATTCTTATTCTTCCCCTTATTAATTCTCTCTCTTTTCAAttcatctttcttttcttcttccattAACAATTGTGCAATAAAATCATCTTGCAACTAAGATTGGTTGATTCCCTCGAGTGAAGAGTGAAGAACAAGAGAGAATCCTATCAGTGTGATTGAATCTTGTTCACCAAGATTGATTCGGAATTCTACATAGATTTTGTGTAATTCCAACAATTTAGATGAGTCATGGATTAGGTCagaaaatatatattatacttaGTCCAAGAGGCATGCCTTTACCATTGTAGTAACCGATTAATTTTCCTGATCATATATAAGTTTAGCATCCTTTAGACTATTGTAACTTATTAGAGATGAATGTTTACGAGCAATCAAATTGTTTCCTTTATGCAATTTTTTTGGATGAAATTCAAACATTCATCCTCATACTATCAAGAAGAAAATTGAAGATAAATGATGAGGTTGAATGAAATTCCGCAGGAAGTCCTTTAGGCTTTGTTTGctagtttgga comes from Vicia villosa cultivar HV-30 ecotype Madison, WI unplaced genomic scaffold, Vvil1.0 ctg.001801F_1_1, whole genome shotgun sequence and encodes:
- the LOC131636671 gene encoding uncharacterized protein LOC131636671 gives rise to the protein MRVNGVYLDEYLNFNSLYANNPLGVCDLLEAFPICLNSMVPSRLTWKSNLDGIYTARDGYYWLKRLEVVMNTTNNNPWKWVCHIPTLEKVKFFLWTTLYKSIPKRSILCHRGMLQTDLCPKCNQEAETTLHSLRDCEFATRFWKSISFLGPIFSQGDILYDWHNLSHPMRTLTWNAHKDSNVILNVDGSSLGKLGVSNFGGLIQNVDCACVHSFVSNIGYSNILHVEVVTLYYGSCMALEHGIKDLMRYSDSDTAIKLI